TCTTTCCAAGGATTGCAAGAAGAAGGCCTCCAAATCATGAAGCAGGTTTCCGGCGAGACCGGATTGGCGACGATCACCGAAGTTATGTCGGCCGAGAAGGTCGAAGTTGTTGCCGAACATTGCGATATGTTGCAGATTGGCGCAAGGAGCATGCAGAATTTCCCGCTACTCATCGAAGCTGGCAAAAGCGGGAAGCCGGTTTTCCTGAAGCGTGGCCCCTCGGCAACGATTGACGAATTCCTCCTGGCAAGCGAATACATTCTCAACCAAGGCAACCAGCAGGTCGTCTTGTGCGAGAGGGGTGTGCTTGCTCTGGACAAGACATATGTGCGCAACACCTTGGACCTTAATGCCGTCCCGGTCCTCAAAAGCCTGACTCACTTGCCCGTCGTGGTCGACCCCAGCCATGGGACAGGGGTTGCCAGCCTGGTTGGCCCCATGGCAAAAGCCGCCCTTGTTTCCGGCGCAGATGGGGTGATGGTCGAAATGCATCCAGACCCCGAGGAGGCACTCAGCGACGGCTCTCAAGCCCTGGATGGCGACCAGTTCACAAGCCTGGCCCGAGAACTCAAGGGTTTGGCCGAATATTGTGGCCTGGCGTTCTAATCCTGGCCAATAGACCGGAGGGTTGCCGTCTTCGGGCGATCCTTCCAAACAACAGAGCCATCGGCGCGAACCGTCGCGCTCCCAAAGGGGGTGTCTACCACCCCGAGCGTGGTGTTGGATGGATCGGAGATCTTGCTCAAATCGTCGCC
Above is a genomic segment from Armatimonadota bacterium containing:
- the aroF gene encoding 3-deoxy-7-phosphoheptulonate synthase encodes the protein MLILMKVGASDAQIDQVCSIIRNRGIEPLVLPGEPRRAVGIPASLSHDQRIDLEAVLGRLEFVSKVTQTSSPFKLAGLEFQPERTAVSAGGARFGPGAFTLIGGPCSVESYEQFRKAADIVKAAGAKMLRGGAFKPRTSPYSFQGLQEEGLQIMKQVSGETGLATITEVMSAEKVEVVAEHCDMLQIGARSMQNFPLLIEAGKSGKPVFLKRGPSATIDEFLLASEYILNQGNQQVVLCERGVLALDKTYVRNTLDLNAVPVLKSLTHLPVVVDPSHGTGVASLVGPMAKAALVSGADGVMVEMHPDPEEALSDGSQALDGDQFTSLARELKGLAEYCGLAF